The Hippoglossus hippoglossus isolate fHipHip1 chromosome 19, fHipHip1.pri, whole genome shotgun sequence genome has a segment encoding these proteins:
- the csdc2a gene encoding cold shock domain-containing protein C2a, protein MSDPDPSTTVDPPLPLASPRTPLQLSFPFLREGSRVWERERKPPQPRELPSPLPTKRTRTYSATVRAKSGPVFKGVCKNFSRSQGHGFIHPSHGAEDIFVHISDIEGEYVPMEGDEVTYKVCPIPPKNHKIQAVDVVITHLNPGTKHETWSGQIISS, encoded by the exons ATGTCAGACCCTGACCCCTCCACCACGGTGGACCCCCCACTGCCACTCGCCTCACCGCGCACCCCCCTGCAGCTCTCCTTCCCTTTCCTGAGGGAGGGCAGCCGGGTATGGGAGAGGGAAAGGAAACCGCCACAGCCTAGAGAGCTGCCCAGCCCACTGCCCACCAAACGCACCCGCACATACTCAGC gACAGTGCGAGCCAAATCAGGTCCAGTATTTAAAGGGGTGTGTAAAAACTTCTCCAGGTCTCAGGGTCATGGATTCATTCATCCTTCTCATGGAGCAGAGGACATCTTTGTCCACATCTCTGA CATCGAAGGAGAGTACGTGCCTATGGAGGGCGACGAGGTCACATACAAGGTGTGTCCCATCCCTCCAAAGAACCATAAGATCCAGGCTGTGGACGTGGTGATCACCCACCTGAATCCAGGCACCAAGCACGAGACCTGGTCTGGTCAGATCATCAGCTCATAG